The following coding sequences are from one Sulfurihydrogenibium sp. window:
- the coaBC gene encoding bifunctional phosphopantothenoylcysteine decarboxylase/phosphopantothenate--cysteine ligase CoaBC, whose amino-acid sequence MLEGKRLLVGVCGSIASYKAYEIVRHFQKKGMEVRVCITPEAEDFVGRLTFQALTNGEVYSSWKDGKTGLEHIYVARWADVFLIAPATANTIAKLASGIADNFLTSTALAYDKPLVIAPAMNTKMLENPITQKNINILKEKGDIFVNPCEGLLACGEEGSGKLADLEDIELAVKYALYPKFLKGKKVLITAGATREFFDPIRYISNASSGQMGYSLAKEAYAFGSQVTLISAPTCLKLPSQIKKINVVSATDMFEAIKNIYQDFDIIIMNAAVADFRPKAYSENKLKKTKENPTVELQPNPDILKFLGENKRENQILIGFAAESENIFENAIEKLKRKNLDVIIANPVKVFSKDIYEGYIIFKDGRKIEVKTESKEKASYLILDSIFNKSESELE is encoded by the coding sequence ATGCTTGAAGGGAAAAGATTATTAGTTGGAGTATGTGGTTCAATAGCAAGCTATAAAGCTTACGAGATAGTGAGACATTTTCAGAAAAAAGGAATGGAAGTTAGAGTCTGTATTACACCAGAAGCAGAAGATTTTGTTGGAAGGCTTACATTTCAAGCATTAACAAACGGTGAAGTTTATTCTTCTTGGAAAGATGGTAAAACAGGATTAGAGCATATTTATGTGGCAAGATGGGCGGATGTTTTTTTAATAGCACCGGCAACAGCAAACACTATAGCAAAGCTTGCCAGCGGCATAGCAGACAACTTTTTAACCTCCACAGCTTTAGCTTATGATAAACCATTAGTAATAGCACCGGCAATGAACACGAAAATGTTAGAAAATCCTATAACCCAAAAGAATATAAATATTCTAAAAGAAAAAGGAGATATTTTTGTAAATCCATGCGAAGGATTGTTAGCCTGTGGAGAAGAAGGAAGCGGAAAGCTTGCTGATTTAGAAGATATAGAGCTTGCAGTAAAATATGCATTATATCCAAAATTCTTAAAAGGTAAAAAAGTATTAATTACAGCAGGAGCTACAAGAGAATTTTTTGACCCTATTAGATACATATCAAACGCATCTTCAGGACAAATGGGATATAGCCTTGCGAAGGAAGCTTACGCATTTGGAAGTCAAGTCACTTTAATCTCTGCACCAACATGCTTGAAACTGCCTTCACAAATCAAGAAAATAAATGTAGTATCTGCAACTGATATGTTTGAAGCTATAAAAAATATTTACCAAGACTTTGATATAATCATAATGAATGCAGCGGTTGCAGACTTTAGACCAAAAGCTTACAGTGAAAATAAACTTAAAAAAACAAAAGAAAATCCTACAGTAGAATTACAGCCAAATCCGGATATCCTTAAATTCTTAGGAGAAAACAAAAGAGAAAATCAAATTTTAATAGGATTTGCTGCAGAGAGTGAAAATATTTTTGAAAATGCAATAGAAAAATTAAAAAGAAAAAATCTTGATGTAATCATTGCCAATCCTGTTAAAGTGTTTAGCAAAGATATATATGAAGGCTATATAATCTTTAAAGACGGCAGAAAAATAGAGGTTAAGACAGAAAGTAAAGAAAAGGCATCGTATTTAATTTTAGATAGCATTTTTAATAAATCAGAAAGTGAGTTAGAATAG
- a CDS encoding polysaccharide deacetylase family protein, translating to MKKITFILLFLISSFLISNAEVITTLKTDDKVVALTFDACETKTPSYLDYKIIDFLVSQKIPFTLFVSGKFIERNFQDLKNLYNTGLVSIQNHSYSHNNHMDLLSEEEIKEDVLKNEDLIIRLTGVKPKYFRFPAGNYDEKALRLVESLGYKVVHWTFPSGDPDKKITKEMLIAHVIRNTKPGSILIFHANGRGYKTGEALPEIVRILKQKGYRFVRLEDYLL from the coding sequence ATGAAAAAAATAACATTCATCTTATTATTTTTGATATCTTCGTTCCTAATCTCAAATGCTGAAGTGATCACAACGTTAAAAACAGATGATAAAGTTGTTGCTCTTACATTTGATGCTTGTGAGACCAAAACACCATCATATTTAGACTATAAAATAATTGATTTTTTAGTTTCTCAAAAAATTCCTTTCACGCTGTTTGTAAGTGGGAAGTTTATTGAAAGAAATTTTCAGGATTTAAAAAATCTTTATAATACCGGTTTGGTCTCGATTCAAAATCATTCTTACAGTCATAACAATCATATGGACCTTTTAAGCGAAGAAGAGATTAAAGAAGATGTACTGAAAAATGAAGATTTAATCATTAGGTTAACTGGAGTTAAACCAAAGTATTTTAGGTTTCCTGCCGGTAATTATGATGAAAAAGCTCTACGATTAGTAGAAAGTTTAGGGTATAAAGTTGTTCATTGGACTTTTCCAAGTGGCGACCCGGATAAAAAAATAACAAAGGAAATGTTGATAGCCCATGTGATAAGAAATACAAAACCTGGTTCTATTTTAATATTCCATGCAAATGGTAGAGGCTACAAAACAGGCGAAGCATTGCCTGAGATCGTTAGAATTTTAAAGCAGAAAGGTTATAGATTCGTTAGATTAGAAGATTATTTATTATAA
- a CDS encoding alkylmercury lyase: MIEFQYFEGCPNADETLKNLMSLKDEGFISEEIKIINVESPEKAKELNFQGSPTILYNGYDIYTMEKPEGFTYNCRVYFINSFPTGVLPKEFIKERIKILKEKNHA; the protein is encoded by the coding sequence ATGATAGAATTTCAATATTTTGAAGGCTGTCCCAATGCAGATGAAACTCTTAAAAATCTAATGTCTTTAAAAGACGAAGGGTTTATTTCAGAAGAGATTAAAATAATTAATGTAGAAAGTCCTGAAAAAGCAAAGGAGTTAAATTTCCAAGGCTCGCCAACTATTTTATACAATGGATACGATATTTACACGATGGAAAAACCGGAAGGGTTCACTTACAACTGCAGAGTTTACTTTATAAACAGCTTTCCAACAGGCGTTTTACCTAAGGAATTTATAAAAGAAAGAATAAAAATTTTGAAAGAGAAAAATCATGCTTGA
- a CDS encoding KUP/HAK/KT family potassium transporter: MSAHSDKVSLSNVIRAIGTVFGDIGTSPLYTFAVIVLITKPKPDEILGIASLMIWTLILIPTVQYAWFAMNLSLRGEGSIIVLGEIAQSLTKNPKIRLIHRALTIVGIGFLLGDGIITPAITILSSTEGLRLIHGLEGLSQEAILGIAIFITTMLFLAQKYGTGKIGIAFGPIMTLYFITIASIGIYYILHNPIVLKAFNPLEAINFISNHPFVAFLALSEIILVATGGEAMYADMGHIGKNAIRTAWVFVFFAVVMNYLGQASILLGNIEEDNPFFHGANLLLGNDLYILFLILITIAGIIASQALISGVFSLIFQSINARLVPLLLVRHTSTEISTQIYIPIVNLFLFIGVLIMFFIFRESEKMASAYGLAVNIDMVITSLFLIYIYFNLKKYGYFLGSILLLFIDLTFLASNTLKIPHGAYWPILFAIPPIFIISLYVIGQSRIGKVGKFMPKESFIENFNKIYPKKCHIKGSAVFLIKSTERIPPYIVETMIKHGIVYEENIFLSLKKLDQPFGIRSYFAEDLCPGIKYAVIEYGYQEIVNVEKELRNLDINERVVFYGVDNVYSDNIIWKIFGLIKRLFSNFAEFYKLPAQKVHGVVVRVEI; the protein is encoded by the coding sequence GTGTCAGCACATAGTGATAAAGTAAGCTTAAGTAATGTTATTCGAGCCATAGGGACAGTTTTTGGTGATATTGGAACAAGCCCACTTTATACCTTTGCTGTCATAGTTTTAATAACAAAGCCAAAACCGGATGAAATTCTTGGTATAGCATCGTTAATGATATGGACGTTAATATTGATTCCAACAGTCCAGTACGCTTGGTTTGCGATGAATCTTAGTTTAAGAGGTGAGGGTAGTATTATAGTTTTAGGAGAAATTGCCCAGTCCTTGACTAAAAATCCTAAGATAAGACTAATCCATCGTGCTCTAACCATAGTTGGTATTGGGTTTTTACTTGGAGATGGAATTATTACGCCCGCCATAACTATTTTAAGCTCAACAGAAGGTTTAAGGTTAATTCATGGTTTGGAAGGTTTAAGCCAGGAAGCTATTTTAGGTATAGCTATTTTCATAACAACAATGTTGTTTCTTGCTCAAAAATATGGAACAGGAAAAATTGGTATAGCTTTTGGACCAATAATGACTTTATATTTTATAACCATTGCGTCAATAGGAATTTATTACATCTTACATAATCCAATAGTCTTAAAAGCTTTTAATCCATTAGAAGCTATAAATTTTATTTCTAACCATCCATTTGTTGCCTTTTTGGCTTTGTCTGAAATTATTCTTGTTGCAACAGGTGGAGAGGCAATGTATGCAGATATGGGACATATCGGTAAAAATGCAATAAGAACAGCTTGGGTCTTTGTATTTTTTGCAGTAGTTATGAACTACTTAGGTCAAGCCTCTATACTTTTAGGAAACATAGAAGAAGATAATCCATTTTTCCACGGAGCTAATTTGTTGCTTGGAAATGATTTATACATTCTTTTCTTAATTTTAATAACAATTGCCGGCATTATTGCATCTCAAGCACTTATAAGCGGTGTATTCTCTCTAATTTTTCAATCAATCAACGCAAGGTTGGTTCCATTACTTCTTGTTAGACATACCTCAACAGAAATAAGTACGCAAATATATATACCAATAGTTAATCTTTTCTTATTTATCGGCGTCCTTATTATGTTTTTCATTTTTAGGGAATCAGAAAAGATGGCATCAGCTTATGGTTTAGCTGTAAATATTGATATGGTAATCACAAGCTTATTTTTAATCTATATCTATTTTAATTTGAAAAAATACGGCTATTTCTTAGGAAGTATATTGCTGTTATTTATAGATTTAACATTCTTAGCATCAAATACATTAAAGATTCCTCACGGTGCTTATTGGCCTATTTTATTTGCGATTCCGCCTATATTTATCATTTCGCTTTATGTAATAGGTCAAAGTAGAATTGGTAAAGTCGGTAAATTTATGCCAAAAGAAAGCTTTATTGAGAATTTCAATAAAATCTATCCTAAAAAATGTCATATAAAAGGTTCAGCAGTATTTCTTATTAAAAGCACTGAGAGAATTCCACCTTATATTGTTGAAACAATGATTAAGCATGGCATAGTTTATGAAGAAAATATTTTCCTTTCCCTTAAAAAATTAGACCAACCTTTTGGTATTAGAAGCTATTTTGCAGAAGATCTGTGTCCGGGCATTAAATACGCAGTTATAGAATATGGATACCAAGAGATTGTAAACGTTGAAAAAGAGCTTAGAAATTTAGATATAAATGAAAGGGTTGTTTTCTATGGTGTAGACAATGTTTACTCTGATAATATTATTTGGAAAATCTTTGGTTTAATAAAAAGATTATTCTCTAACTTTGCAGAATTTTATAAACTACCGGCTCAAAAAGTTCATGGTGTTGTTGTTAGGGTTGAAATATAA
- a CDS encoding type 1 glutamine amidotransferase — MRALAIRHVKIEHLGLIENYLKEKNFEIDYVDTSEGQLLKRELDEYQFIVVLGGYMGAYEESKYPFLSYEFKIMEQALKKEIPLLGICLGCQMLAKVLGSKVYKGENGKEIGFYDIKKVSDNKIFEGFPEFFKAFQWHGDTFDLPKDAQLIFSNDLYTNQGFIYKNAVGLQFHIEVSQNMIKQWMQEYKDEVLEEKLNPDEIIKDAEIYIPNLKTYLYDFLDRFLSNRR, encoded by the coding sequence ATGAGAGCATTAGCAATTAGACATGTAAAGATAGAACATTTAGGGCTGATTGAAAATTATTTAAAAGAAAAAAATTTTGAGATTGATTATGTAGATACATCGGAAGGTCAACTTTTAAAAAGAGAATTAGATGAGTATCAGTTTATTGTCGTTCTTGGCGGTTACATGGGTGCTTATGAAGAAAGTAAGTATCCATTTTTAAGTTATGAGTTTAAAATAATGGAACAAGCTTTAAAGAAAGAGATACCTTTACTTGGAATTTGTCTTGGGTGTCAGATGCTTGCAAAGGTTTTAGGTTCAAAAGTTTATAAAGGAGAAAATGGAAAAGAGATAGGCTTTTATGACATTAAAAAAGTTTCTGACAATAAAATTTTTGAAGGGTTTCCGGAATTTTTTAAAGCTTTTCAATGGCATGGAGATACCTTTGATTTACCCAAGGATGCACAGCTGATTTTTAGCAACGATCTATACACAAACCAAGGATTTATTTATAAAAATGCAGTAGGACTACAGTTTCATATAGAAGTTTCACAAAATATGATAAAACAATGGATGCAAGAATATAAAGACGAGGTTTTAGAAGAAAAATTAAATCCTGATGAGATAATCAAAGATGCTGAGATTTATATTCCCAATTTAAAGACGTATCTGTATGATTTTTTAGACAGATTTTTGAGTAATAGGAGATAA
- a CDS encoding acyltransferase family protein has product MNTLTKIDGLDGFRGILVLSVIVFHAFLVFSPENLSKFNGGFLAVESFFVLSGFLITKSLIVKNKKLNNFSEVYLDFLKSRFLRLFPAFILLSIIEISFIHLFFPEKLKNLLNELLFGSLNVYNWWLIIREVPYFERFQETLFNLHFWSLSIEWQYYLIWSAVFLILLRFSKTVALIFTIMFASFSVLEMYVFYKMYENIDRVYFGTDTRFYSFMIGSLLALAENKIEKRNWIFLTIGIISLILLLASFLLLNNYESYMYPFGFLVVSIISALLILSVLKSEFFDKLLSFYPLSYIGVRSYSLYLWHFPIFSFLSLFYGKNIQEAVILGFILSFLISNISYLLIEEPFRRLNFLSLYDLKVVLNLSISSVLLGLVFGYLSFSTDTNLAKEKNVEKAAFLSISNDKVVSEEINVSSLDKKSQKDNTKENEENPLEEIKNIEVGNSNGEVILIGDSVLLGASKYVQDFLKNAYIDAKVGRQFKEIYSLLESGKLDKYNKIVIALGNNGYVSKKDLEDVIERLKDKEIYLITVKVPRPWQNQVNNTFKEIASEYKNVKIIDWYGYSRGKEELFVNDKVHLNNKGAKYFASLIAKNLGVEYKNYEPQQEIDDMQNYYKVEAKISKKEFLDYEKSNISEKRSNKDKEIKGENMENVILKEQNNSNDEIENIILSAPGQ; this is encoded by the coding sequence ATGAACACGCTAACTAAGATTGACGGTTTAGATGGTTTTAGAGGAATTTTAGTCCTTTCTGTAATTGTATTTCATGCTTTTTTAGTTTTTTCACCCGAGAATTTATCCAAGTTTAACGGTGGATTTTTAGCTGTAGAGTCTTTTTTTGTATTGTCAGGCTTTTTGATCACAAAGTCATTGATAGTAAAGAATAAAAAATTAAACAATTTCTCTGAAGTTTATTTAGACTTTTTAAAATCAAGATTTTTAAGATTATTTCCAGCTTTTATACTTCTTTCTATTATTGAAATATCTTTTATTCATCTATTTTTTCCAGAAAAACTAAAAAATCTCCTAAATGAATTACTTTTTGGCTCTTTAAATGTTTATAACTGGTGGCTAATAATAAGAGAAGTTCCATATTTTGAGAGATTTCAAGAAACTTTATTTAATCTTCATTTTTGGTCGTTATCAATAGAATGGCAGTATTATTTAATTTGGAGCGCTGTATTTTTAATTCTGCTTAGGTTTAGCAAGACAGTCGCATTAATATTTACAATTATGTTTGCTTCATTTTCAGTATTAGAAATGTACGTGTTTTATAAAATGTATGAAAACATAGATAGAGTCTATTTTGGAACAGATACTAGATTCTATTCTTTTATGATTGGCTCACTTTTAGCCTTAGCTGAAAATAAGATTGAAAAAAGAAATTGGATATTTTTAACTATAGGAATTATTTCTTTAATTCTTTTATTGGCATCCTTTTTATTACTTAACAATTACGAAAGTTATATGTATCCGTTTGGATTTTTAGTAGTTTCAATTATTTCAGCTTTGCTTATATTGTCGGTGTTAAAATCGGAATTTTTTGATAAATTACTATCTTTTTATCCACTTTCCTATATAGGTGTAAGAAGCTATTCATTATATCTTTGGCATTTTCCAATATTTTCTTTTTTAAGTTTGTTTTATGGGAAAAATATTCAAGAAGCTGTAATTTTAGGTTTTATTTTAAGCTTTTTAATCTCAAACATTAGTTATCTTCTTATTGAAGAACCTTTTAGAAGGTTAAATTTCCTGAGTTTGTATGATTTGAAAGTTGTTTTAAATCTCTCTATCAGCTCTGTTTTATTAGGTTTGGTTTTCGGTTATTTATCCTTTTCTACAGACACAAATCTTGCTAAAGAGAAAAATGTAGAAAAAGCTGCATTTTTGTCTATAAGTAATGATAAAGTTGTATCTGAAGAGATAAATGTCAGCAGTTTAGATAAAAAATCTCAAAAAGATAATACTAAGGAAAACGAAGAAAATCCTTTGGAAGAGATAAAAAATATTGAAGTTGGAAATTCAAATGGTGAAGTAATCTTAATAGGAGATTCTGTTTTACTTGGTGCATCAAAGTATGTTCAAGATTTTTTAAAAAATGCATACATAGATGCTAAAGTAGGAAGACAGTTTAAAGAAATTTATTCTTTATTAGAAAGCGGAAAGTTAGATAAGTATAACAAAATTGTCATTGCTCTTGGCAATAATGGTTATGTTAGTAAAAAAGATTTAGAGGATGTTATAGAAAGACTTAAAGATAAAGAAATATACTTAATTACTGTAAAAGTTCCAAGACCATGGCAAAATCAGGTTAACAATACATTTAAGGAAATTGCATCAGAATATAAGAATGTTAAAATCATAGATTGGTACGGTTATAGCAGAGGAAAAGAAGAGTTATTTGTAAATGACAAGGTCCATCTAAATAACAAAGGCGCTAAATACTTTGCAAGCTTAATTGCTAAAAATTTAGGAGTTGAATACAAGAACTATGAACCACAACAAGAGATAGACGACATGCAGAATTACTATAAAGTTGAAGCAAAAATCAGTAAAAAGGAATTTTTGGATTATGAAAAATCAAACATTTCTGAAAAGCGTTCGAATAAAGATAAAGAGATAAAAGGTGAAAATATGGAAAATGTTATTCTTAAAGAGCAAAACAATTCAAATGATGAAATTGAAAATATAATTCTATCTGCTCCAGGTCAATAA
- a CDS encoding acyltransferase — protein MLKKLIFGVLAVINIAFAEEITIIGDSLTVGAEKYIRYYIPNAVIDAKVGRKFQEAMDRILDLESKGLLKDIVVIALGTNGYFSVEDGLKVIDYLQSRNKKVVFVNTKVPRWWESDVNNTYEELKRLRPNIIIIDWKTLSNVICSRDDIPECFRKDGYHLTDMGSYLFSLLIYKYTHEHAN, from the coding sequence GTGCTAAAAAAACTTATTTTTGGTGTTTTAGCAGTTATAAACATAGCTTTTGCAGAAGAAATAACCATTATTGGTGATAGTTTAACCGTTGGTGCCGAAAAGTATATTAGATACTATATTCCAAATGCTGTAATAGATGCAAAAGTAGGAAGGAAATTTCAAGAAGCAATGGATAGAATATTAGATTTAGAAAGCAAAGGATTGCTAAAGGATATAGTAGTGATAGCATTAGGGACAAACGGATATTTTTCAGTAGAAGATGGGTTAAAAGTTATAGATTATCTACAAAGTAGAAATAAAAAAGTAGTTTTTGTAAATACAAAAGTTCCTCGTTGGTGGGAATCAGATGTTAATAATACTTACGAAGAGCTAAAAAGATTAAGACCCAATATTATAATAATCGATTGGAAAACATTAAGCAACGTAATATGTTCAAGAGATGATATCCCAGAATGTTTTAGAAAAGACGGTTACCATCTAACAGACATGGGTAGTTATCTATTTTCATTGTTAATATACAAGTATACACATGAACACGCTAACTAA